In Dama dama isolate Ldn47 chromosome 26, ASM3311817v1, whole genome shotgun sequence, a single genomic region encodes these proteins:
- the LOC133047066 gene encoding spindlin-1-like, protein MKTSLRKTADQWSRADADITGVSASIMKKRMTHAKHQSGVGPSSLVSQPEQSIIGCRIRHEWKEGNSPITHWNGTIVGQVPVNPSLYLIKYDGFDCVYGLELNKDERISALEVLPDRVATSQICDAHLADMMISKAVKHLFESEDGSKDEWRGMILAPVPVMNTWFYITYEKDPILYMYQLLDDYKKGDLHIMPYSIDSLPIQREQGDVVDFLVGKRVEYAKQDGSERNGMIIHQIEVKPSICFIKFDDDFHIYVYNVVKAF, encoded by the coding sequence ATGAAGACTTCATTAAGGAAGACAGCTGACCAGTGGTCCAGAGCTGATGCAGATATCACTGGTGTATCTGCTAGCataatgaagaaaagaatgaCTCACGCAAAACATCAGAGCGGAGTGGGACCCAGCTCACTTGTTTCTCAGCCGGAACAGAGCATCATAGGCTGCAGGATTCGCCATGAGTGGAAAGAAGGTAACAGCCCTATCACCCACTGGAATGGAACCATTGTGGGCCAGGTGCCTGTAAATCCCTCTTTGTATCTTATAAAATACGATGGATTTGACTGTGTCTATGGACTAGAACTTAATAAAGATGAAAGAATTTCTGCACTGGAAGTCCTCCCTGATAGAGTTGCAACATCTCAAATCTGTGATGCACACCTAGCGGACATGATGATTAGCAAAGCAGTGAAGCACCTGTTTGAATCGGAGGATGGCTCTAAAGATGAGTGGAGGGGAATGATACTAGCACCCGTCCCTGTAATGAACACGTGGTTTTATATCACCTACGAAAAAGATCCTATCTTGTATATGTACCAGCTCTTAGATGATTATAAAAAAGGTGACCTTCACATTATGCCTTATTCTATTGATTCACTTCCAATACAAAGGGAACAAGGAGACGTGGTAGACTTCTTGGTTGGCAAACGAGTGGAATACGCCAAACAAGATGGCTCTGAAAGGAATGGCATGATCATCCATCAAATAGAGGTCAAACCCTCTATCTGCTTCATCAAATTTGATGATGATTTCCATATTTATGTCTACAATGTGGTGAAAGCATTCTAG